The genome window ACAGAATCACGTGTAATTGAATTAACAGAAACCGAAACTTTTATCATGGAAAGAATTGTTCAGGGTGTAACCTATGATAAAATAGCGAATGAGATCAACGTTAGCAGACGTTCCATTGATAATTACCTGCGTAAAATATACGTGAAGCTGGAAGTAAGCAGCAGAGCACAGGCCATTGAACGTTATGCCTTGCATGCAAGACAAGTGAAGACGGGATCCTGACGAATCGGGTTTGTTCTTCTTATTATCACAACTGGTCGATATGCATCCGGTCATATTCGATGGCGAGCACGAATAGGTTGTAGGGCTGCGGACTGCGAGTACAGTTTCGGAATAGGGATGAAAGGGGAACGGATCGATGAAATATTTCTTTGCTTCCCGTACCAACAGGCTTTTGTCATCACCACTGAGGGATATACGTGAGATGTCTGGCAGAGATTATTTCATTTCTCTGGCAGAAGAATTGCCTGCGGAGGAGTTGTTTCCTTTCAAATTGTTGGAAGAAGCAGCGGTGTCTGTCTTTAGTTCAGGCCCCTCTGCATTGCAATATGGAGAGCCAGCAGGCTACACCCCCCTAAGAGAGTGGCTGAACAAGGACTGGAATGCACGCAAAGGCATACGAACGGTACCCGAGCAGATTCTGTTGACCACTGGTACCCAGCAGGCCATCGATCTCGTGATGCGTCTATTACTTGAGCCAGGAGATTCCGTACTGGTTGAACATCCCACATCTCCAGGCTGTCTTGAGGTTCTGGAAATGCAAGGAGCCAAGATTGTGCCCGTAATGGGTGATCGGGACGGCATACTACCAGACCTTTTGGAGCATCACATGCAGCAGGTTAGACCGAAGCTGCTTTTTGCTGCACCCAGTTTCTCAAATCCGACAGGTGCTTTGTGGAGTATGGAGCGTCGGGAGGCTGTCCTTGAACTGTGTTCGCGCTATGGTGTACTGCTAGTGGAAGATGATTCTTACGGGGAGCTTCATTTCGATGGCCTGGAGCCAACGGAATTCTATCGTAAATACCCTTCACTCTTTGCACTGGATACTGCAGATCAGGGTGGACATGTTCTATACATTGGTTCATTCAGCAAAACGGTAGCGCCCGCTCTTCGAACCGGATGGGCCGCGGGACACCCGGCACTGATTCAGGCCATGGCCTCAGTTAAACGGATTGCCGATGGTCAGTCCAGCCCGATGAATCAGCGGCTGTTGTATCAATTGCTTGCCCAGTCCCCGTTTCGTTGGAGTGATCACCTGTCCATGTTGAATCGGGAGTATAAGACAAGACTCAAACTGATGCTTGAACTGTTGAAGAGACCAGGCTGGAAAGGGTGTCAATACAACATTCCTGAGGGTGGAATGTATCTGTGGGTACAGTTGCCGGAAGGATTGGATAGTGGCGCTCTGCTTAAGGCTGCTCTGCCCAAAGGGGTATCTTTTCTGCCTGGATCGCTATGTTCTACAGGTGTACAGGATCAACGTTACATTCGATTAAACTTTAGCCATCCGGGTCGGGATGAACTGCTGCTCGGCATGAATCTGATCAGTGAAGCCATTTCCGAATTTACGGCTCGTAGCTAAGACAGATCCAAAATAGATTGTGGCAAAATTAAAATTGGTTCATGACCAAAGTGATTACGTTATTGCATCCACTAACATTTTTATATATAATATGAATTAATGAGTTGTTGGTTTCTTTATATAAGCTACAATGGTGGCCAGTTCAGAAAGAGCACTCATATATTTTATCTAACGGGGGAAAATTCAACATGTCTAATATTTTATTCGTTAAAGCAAATGACCGTCCTGCAGATCAAGCAGTCAGCGTTAAATTGTACGATGCATTCTTGAGCGCATACAAAGAGTCCCACCCAGGTGACACAGTTACTGAGTTGGATCTCTACAATACAGAATTCCCATTCTATGGTAACACTGCAATCACAGGTACTTACAAAGCAGCTAACGGTTTTGAACTGACAGCTGACGAGCAAAAAGCAGCTTCACTTGCAGCACAGCTTCAAGATCAATTCTTGGCAGCTGACAAAGTGGTATTTGCATTCCCGCTCTGGAACTTCACTGTTCCTGCACCATTGGTAAACTACATTGCTTACCTGAGCCAAGCTGGTAAAACATTCAAATACACTGCTGAAGGTCCTGTAGGACTTGCTGGCGACAAAAAAGTAGCTTTGCTTAACGCACGTGGTGGCGTGTACTCCGAAGGTCCAATGGCAGCTGCTGAAATGTCCCTGAACTTCCTGAAAACAGTTCTCGGCTTGTGGGGTATTCAAAGCCCTGAAGTGGTTATCGTTGAAGGACATAACGCTTCTGCAGATCGTGCTGAAGAGATTGTTACTGCAGGTCTGAAATTGGCTTCCGAAGTAGCAGCAAGCTTCTAATAACAATCTTCTATATGTAACACATAAAAACACCTGTTGTCTCCTCTGGAGATTACAGGTGTTTTTGCATTCTCATTTTCATATCACGTACTTCGAGTGTTTCCATATCAGTTATGGCCTGTATTTTTCAAGTATTGCTCCGCGGTTTCAGCGATATGTGCAAGGTCGTCCTTATGTTCACCAGATACGGAATACGTTACATCAAGTTCATTAATGGTTCGTTCAATCATATCATTATCCTCAAGCATGTGTGCATGCTCGGTTAACGCTTGTACTCCCTTAATCGTCAGAATATATTTCCCTCGGGAGAGGCGTTCAAACCAGCCATAATAATTCTTTTGCAGAATAGCCGCGGCAGAACCTACACCCGTCTGTCTGGCAAGTGTGGCGGGAGAGGATTCTCCGTTCGTTCGCAGAGCAGATGCGACTCGTAAGGCCTTCTCACGATATGCCGTGATCAGCTGTCTGCGTGTGCTGCCTCCCGTATTATAATCACCGCTGCGTTCGTCGAATTCCTTAAGCAGGCGTTTCCGCCGAACACCACTTTTGCGAGCAACCTGATTGCGGCCAGTGAGGGGAGTCTGTGCAGAAGGCTCACATAATACATCAATTAGGGGAGGTTTTGTTTTGTAAAATGTGACTGTCAGCAGCCCCAGACCAAGCTGTCTGCATAATGCAGTCAGTTCGCTCCAGCGTTGGTTCACGGCTCCACGTTTGCTGCGATTGCGCTCGACGGCCAAATACACGAACGGGCTAAGCTTCAAGCGCTGCATGCCTTGCAACAACAGGGAGAGATTAAATGTTTTTTTCATCTCCACAATCAGTGGTTCCTCCTGATCCGATCTGACCCCTACGAGGTCACAATGTCTAACTTCCGCCTTTACGTCGAAGCCACGCTGCTCGAAGAAAGCCTTCACAGGCGAATATAATTCGGTTTCGTATTGCACTGCCATCGTTCGTGCTCCTTTCCCAAAGTAGTCAGAGTTCTGACCGCATTGTCCGGTTTCCTGAATTAGAACCCTCATTATATCATATTCGTTCTTTTTTTTCTGAACGCACAAGATGTCTGATAGAACAGGGAAAAGCCAAAATTCGAAGCCATGGATTGAAAAAAAGAGGTCAACTTATCCGAATTGCCGCATAGGTATGTAATACACTTTTCACAACAAAACAAGATGTTTGGACAGAGGGTGGCGGGACTTCACAGGACCGCAAGATTGGTATTCAAGCAGGAGCCGCAATTCTATTGATTTCTTCATACCATTCGGAATGGTTGACAATCACACTAAAGGAGCCATGGGAGGTACCAAGCATGAATATTTTTGAACGCGTTGCGGAACATCGGGCAGAGAGTGACCGTTTGACATGGAACGGAACATTTGAAGATTATATTGAACTGCTGAGAGAGGACCCGACTCCGGCAATGACGGCTCACGCCAGAGTGTATGAAATGATTGAATCGTTTGGCGTGGAAGAAGTAGGTGGGCAAAAGCGGTACAAGTTTTTTGAGCAGGAGATCTTTGGATTGGATCGATCCATTGAAAAGCTGGTTGAAGAATACTTTCACTCAGCAGCACGCCGCCTGGATGTACGTAAGCGGATCTTGCTGCTTATGGGTCCCGTAAGTGGAGGTAAATCGACGCTGGTGACGTTGCTGAAGCGGGGGCTTGAACAATTCTCGCGGACAAAAAAAGGTGCTATCTATGCTATTGATGGATGCCCGATGCATGAGGAGCCACTGCATCTGATTCCATTGGAACTTCGTCCTGAAGTGGAAAAGGAAATTGGAGTTCGTATTGAGGGGAACCTTTGCCCATCTTGCCAAATGAGACTCCGTACCGAATATGGCGGTGATATCAGCAAGGTGCCTGTGGAACGGGTTATTGTTTCCGAGGATAATCGGGTGGGGATAGGAACATTCAGTCCTTCCGATCCGAAATCGCAGGATATTGCCGATCTGACGGGTAGCATCGACTTCTCTACCATTACCGAGTTTGGTTCTGAATCCGATCCACGTGCCTATCGTTTTGATGGAGAGTTGAACAAGGCGAACCGCGGATTGATGGAGTTCCAGGAGATGTTAAAATGTGATGAGAAATTTCTGTGGAATCTGTTGTCGCTTACACAGGAGGGGAATTTCAAAGCAGGACGTTTCGCCTTAATCAGTGCAGATGAGATGATTGTGGCGCATACGAATGAATCGGAGTATAAGTCTTTTATCTCCAACAAGAAGAATGAGGCACTGCAATCCCGGATGATTGTCATGCCGATTCCATACAACCTGAAAGTATCCGAGGAAGAGAAAATCTATGCCAAGCTCATTCAGCAAAGTGACATGAAGCATGTTCATATTGCACCGCATGCATTGCGGACTGCAGCCATTTTTTCCATACTTACCCGCTTGAAGGAAACGAAGAAACAAGGCATGGATCTCGTGAAAAAAATGCGGATGTATGACGGTGAGGAAGTGGAAGGTTATAAAGAAGCCGATCTGCGAGAGATGCAAAATGAGTATCTGGATGAAGGGATGTCCGGCATTGATCCGCGGTATGTCATCAATCGGATCTCCAGTGCTTTGATCAAGCAAAATCTTCAGTGCATTAACGCGTTGGACATTCTGCGGGCCATCAAGGACGGTCTGGACCAACATGCTTCCATTACGAAAGAAGAGCGGGAGCGTTATCTGAATTTTATTGCTCTTGCACGCAAGGAGTATGACGAACTGGCCAAGAAGGAAGTACAGAAAGCATTTGTGTACTCATTCGAGGAGTCGGCGAGAACATTATTTGAGAACTATCTGGACAATATTGAAGCATTCTGCAACTGGTCCAAAATTCGTGATCCACTCACGGATGAAGAAATGGACCCGGATGAGCGTTTGATGCGTTCCATCGAGGAGCAGATCGGAATCTCCGAGAATGCAAAGAAAGCATTCAGGGAAGAGATTCTAATCCGAATCTCGGCGTACTCCCGTAAGGAGCGCAAATTCGAGTACAGCAGCCATGACCGTCTGCGTGAAGCGATTGAGAAGAAGTTGTTTACAGATCTGAAAGACATCGTCAAGATTACAACCTCCACCAAAACACCAGATGCAACCCAATTGAAACGAATGAATGAAGTGATCAAACGCTTAATTGAAGAACATGGATATACCGCAGCCAGCGCCAATGAACTGCTACGCTATGTGGGCAGTCTGCTTAATCGCTAATCGGCAACGAACCATTCCGGATCAGGCTTCTGATGTCTGCTGTGAGGCTCCTTCACAGCAGAGTCAGGGCCTTTTTAGTTCCATAAGCATCTTATTAACCTGAAATACTGACAAATAAGGTTAATTTTACGGTGAATTAGTTCTAAAGGTGTATGTAAGTTTGGGTATTTTAGTCTATAATCAATACATATATTTACAATTTAAAGTAATGGTGTTTATTAAGGAGCTGACTGAACCAGATATGAGCAGTATTTCCGCAACAAGACAGAAGCAACTTGATTACATGGGATTAACCGCAAGAGATCTGGCACTGCTTGCCGATCATCGGCCTGTTTTTAAAAAAGTCGTGAATGAAGTGGTGGATCATTTCTACAATCATGTGGGGAATTATCCTGATCTGGTAGATCTGATTGCCCGATTCTCTACAATTGATCGTCTAAAGGAAACACAGAAGATGTACTGGTTATCGATGACGGATGGAATCGTGGACGACGCATATATTGAACAACGTATTGCGATTGGGCTTGTGCATTCCCGTATTGGCCTGTCCGAAGATTATTATCTGGGTACCTATATGGTTTACCTTGATATTGCAACGAGCATATTCCAGCAGGTTATCCCTGATTCCTGGCATCTTGTCATTCAGGCGCTCAGTAAAATGTTTAATCTGGATTCACAGCTTGTCCTTGAGGCATATGAGAAGAAAGAAAAAGAAAAGTTACATCAGCTTGCCGATGATCAACAACATACTTTGCAGGCGATCACGCAAATTACCCAAGAGCTTACAGGCATGATCAGTGAACTGAATGAAAATGCGCTGGCTATCTCGAATGTGGCCAAAGAAACAGCTGCTTCTCAGGATCAGGCTCAAGTTCTGCTCACGGAGTTGACCGGGGAGATCCAGCAGATTGGAAAAATGGGTGAACTCATTCGCGAGATATCGGATCAGAGTCATCTTGTCGGCCTGAATGCAGCGATTGAAGCTGCTCATGCAGGAGAGTTCGGTCGTGGCTTCGAGGTCGTCGCCAGTGAGGTGCGCAAGCTCGCAGCCAGTTCCCGGGATGCCCAGGGTAAAATTCAGACTAATCTAGAGCAGATCATGAAGAAACTAAGTAGTGTGCAGCAAGAGTCGGATCATACGTCTCGTGGAGCACGTAGCCAAGCTTCACGCTCGGCCGAACTGGCTGTATTTGCAACAACAATGGAGAAACTGTCTCTGGATTTGAAGAATCTGGAACAACAGGAATAGACGTTAAAAGCAATAGGAACCTTCCATACCGTTTCAGGCTGTTTTAAGCTATAATGGGTAGACAAACCTGCCGATGTTATGGAAAATGCAGCCGGAGACAGGGGATTTGAAAGAGGTTGAGGTGATCAGATGGCTTCTATCCATGATGTGGCCAAGGAAGCGGGAGTATCTGTTGCAACCGTTTCCAAAGTGATAAACGATTATCCTGATGTAAGTGAAAAAACACGCAAAAAAGTCAATATAGCCATCGAATTATTGAAATATCAACCGAATGTGGTCGCACGTGGACTTGTAAAACGCCGTTCATGGACGGTAGGTGTATTGTTGACGGTCCCATTTACAAACCCTTTTGTGTCGGAATTGCTGGAAGGGATTAAGACTGCGCTGGAGAACAGTGGTTATGATCTGGTCCGATTGTCTACACGATTCGATGATCCGACGTACTCGTTCATCAAACATTGCCGCAGTCGTAATGTGGATGGTGTGGTGGTATTCGGGGAAGGCAGAGATAACGCGAGTATTCAGGAACTGGTGGATGCAGAGATCCCAACAATGTTTATCGATACGGACCTGTTGGGCAAACGCGCCGGTTACATTACTACGGATAACGCAAACGGCATCTCCATGAGTGTCAAACATCTGTATGAGCTCGGACACCGCAAGATTGCTTATATCTCGGGAACACTTGGACCTGCCGTAGCTAATCTGCGATTGGAAGGATATCGGGAAGGACTGCGAGAATGCGGCATTCCGTATTCTACGATATATCTGGAAGTTTGCGATTACTCATTTGATGGCGGTAGCAAGGCTGCAAGGAGATTGTTGGCACTTCAGGATCAACCGACGGGGATTGTCTGCGCATCAGACATGTCTGCCTTTGGGGCAATTCATGAAATTGAAAAGCATGGACTGAGTGTGCCAGAAGATATTTCTGTTGTCGGATTTGACAACACATATTATGCTGAAGTATTCAAACCGGGACTGACCACGGTGAATCAGAATATCTATTCGATTGGCATTAAGTCCATAGAATATCTGATTGCCATGATTGAGAATCCGTCTTATTCTCCACCCGTTGTGACGGAACCTTCCAATTTGGTCATCCGTCAGACAACAGCGCCTTTAAAAGTGTAAAGACGTTTCACACGTAGCACAGCGAACAAGCTGTGCTTTTTGTCGTTCTATATTATGGTGAAGATTTTAGAAGAAGTCCTATAGTTTAACGGGTAAACAAAGTTTGCTGGCAATCGTATAATGAAAGTGCTTACAATTTCTGTTGAATAATGTCTATCCAATCCTGCCCAACGAACTTGTGAAGGGCGGACGCATGACAGAACAGAGGTTACTCTTCACAAACAACCAAGGAGGAGATCGGATGCATTTGAGAAAATGGTGGAGCTTGTGCTTGTCGGCGGTATTGATCTTCAGTTTGTTCCCGAGTGTGGGAACAGGAGGGACACGTGCTCAAGCGGCTGCTGACGTTAAGACGGGCGATGATGAAGTGCTGTTCGAGGCTAATTTTGAAGATGGTGCGTTGGGACAATGGCGTCCACGGGCGAGTGAAAAGCTTGATATCGTAGCGCAAGGTCACGACAGCACACGCAGTCTGAGAACCTCTTCCCGTACCGAAACGTTCCATGGACCCTTAATTGAAGTAATGGACCATGTACAGAAGGGCAGCACGGTTCATATTTCGTTTTGGGCCATGTACGATGAAGGACCTGACAGTCAGGTCATTAACGGTTCACTGGAGAAAGAGTACAATAACGATGCTTCAACTCGTGAATATGCTACATTTGCCTCTGCAACCCTGAATAAAGGACAATGGAAAAAAATCGAGGCGGATGTGGTGATTCCAGGAGAAAATAGTGGCATCACCGGATTCCGGATGTATGCAGAGACACCCTGGAAGACGTCAGCGGAAGTGACGCCGGCAGATACAATTACTTTTTACGTGGATGATGTTCTGATTACCGAAGCCGAAAAAATAGAGATAGAGCCGAACATTCCGAATCTAGTGGATGTCGTGGGAAAAAACTATGCCATGGGAGCCGCAATCGACCAGTCTGCACTGGATGCAGAAGATCCGCATTCCCAGTTGTTGACCAAACATTTTAATAGTATTACAGCCGGCAATTTTATGAAAATGGATGCGATGCAACCAAAGGAAGGGCAGTTTGTCTGGTCAGAGGCAGATCGTCTGGTGAACTTTGCCGAAGCAAATGACATGGAGGTAAGAGGTCATACTCTGTTATGGCATAGTCAGGTGCCGGACTGGTTCTTTACCGATCCGAATGATGCCTCCAAACCTGCCACGCGTGAACAGTTGCTTGCACGGATGAAAACTCATATTCAGACCATCGTCACTCATTATAAAGGAAAGGTTCATACATGGGATGTCGTCAATGAAGTCATCTCGGATGGAGGCGGCTTGCGCAATCAGGCGAGTGGTTCCAAATGGAGAGATATTATAGGGGATGTGGATGGCGACGGAGATGACAGTGATTACATTGAGCTGGCTTTCCGATATG of Paenibacillus sp. FSL R5-0517 contains these proteins:
- a CDS encoding PLP-dependent aminotransferase family protein, yielding MKYFFASRTNRLLSSPLRDIREMSGRDYFISLAEELPAEELFPFKLLEEAAVSVFSSGPSALQYGEPAGYTPLREWLNKDWNARKGIRTVPEQILLTTGTQQAIDLVMRLLLEPGDSVLVEHPTSPGCLEVLEMQGAKIVPVMGDRDGILPDLLEHHMQQVRPKLLFAAPSFSNPTGALWSMERREAVLELCSRYGVLLVEDDSYGELHFDGLEPTEFYRKYPSLFALDTADQGGHVLYIGSFSKTVAPALRTGWAAGHPALIQAMASVKRIADGQSSPMNQRLLYQLLAQSPFRWSDHLSMLNREYKTRLKLMLELLKRPGWKGCQYNIPEGGMYLWVQLPEGLDSGALLKAALPKGVSFLPGSLCSTGVQDQRYIRLNFSHPGRDELLLGMNLISEAISEFTARS
- a CDS encoding FMN-dependent NADH-azoreductase; amino-acid sequence: MSNILFVKANDRPADQAVSVKLYDAFLSAYKESHPGDTVTELDLYNTEFPFYGNTAITGTYKAANGFELTADEQKAASLAAQLQDQFLAADKVVFAFPLWNFTVPAPLVNYIAYLSQAGKTFKYTAEGPVGLAGDKKVALLNARGGVYSEGPMAAAEMSLNFLKTVLGLWGIQSPEVVIVEGHNASADRAEEIVTAGLKLASEVAASF
- a CDS encoding DUF2161 family putative PD-(D/E)XK-type phosphodiesterase, coding for MAVQYETELYSPVKAFFEQRGFDVKAEVRHCDLVGVRSDQEEPLIVEMKKTFNLSLLLQGMQRLKLSPFVYLAVERNRSKRGAVNQRWSELTALCRQLGLGLLTVTFYKTKPPLIDVLCEPSAQTPLTGRNQVARKSGVRRKRLLKEFDERSGDYNTGGSTRRQLITAYREKALRVASALRTNGESSPATLARQTGVGSAAAILQKNYYGWFERLSRGKYILTIKGVQALTEHAHMLEDNDMIERTINELDVTYSVSGEHKDDLAHIAETAEQYLKNTGHN
- a CDS encoding PrkA family serine protein kinase: MNIFERVAEHRAESDRLTWNGTFEDYIELLREDPTPAMTAHARVYEMIESFGVEEVGGQKRYKFFEQEIFGLDRSIEKLVEEYFHSAARRLDVRKRILLLMGPVSGGKSTLVTLLKRGLEQFSRTKKGAIYAIDGCPMHEEPLHLIPLELRPEVEKEIGVRIEGNLCPSCQMRLRTEYGGDISKVPVERVIVSEDNRVGIGTFSPSDPKSQDIADLTGSIDFSTITEFGSESDPRAYRFDGELNKANRGLMEFQEMLKCDEKFLWNLLSLTQEGNFKAGRFALISADEMIVAHTNESEYKSFISNKKNEALQSRMIVMPIPYNLKVSEEEKIYAKLIQQSDMKHVHIAPHALRTAAIFSILTRLKETKKQGMDLVKKMRMYDGEEVEGYKEADLREMQNEYLDEGMSGIDPRYVINRISSALIKQNLQCINALDILRAIKDGLDQHASITKEERERYLNFIALARKEYDELAKKEVQKAFVYSFEESARTLFENYLDNIEAFCNWSKIRDPLTDEEMDPDERLMRSIEEQIGISENAKKAFREEILIRISAYSRKERKFEYSSHDRLREAIEKKLFTDLKDIVKITTSTKTPDATQLKRMNEVIKRLIEEHGYTAASANELLRYVGSLLNR
- a CDS encoding globin-coupled sensor protein — translated: MSSISATRQKQLDYMGLTARDLALLADHRPVFKKVVNEVVDHFYNHVGNYPDLVDLIARFSTIDRLKETQKMYWLSMTDGIVDDAYIEQRIAIGLVHSRIGLSEDYYLGTYMVYLDIATSIFQQVIPDSWHLVIQALSKMFNLDSQLVLEAYEKKEKEKLHQLADDQQHTLQAITQITQELTGMISELNENALAISNVAKETAASQDQAQVLLTELTGEIQQIGKMGELIREISDQSHLVGLNAAIEAAHAGEFGRGFEVVASEVRKLAASSRDAQGKIQTNLEQIMKKLSSVQQESDHTSRGARSQASRSAELAVFATTMEKLSLDLKNLEQQE
- a CDS encoding LacI family DNA-binding transcriptional regulator, with translation MASIHDVAKEAGVSVATVSKVINDYPDVSEKTRKKVNIAIELLKYQPNVVARGLVKRRSWTVGVLLTVPFTNPFVSELLEGIKTALENSGYDLVRLSTRFDDPTYSFIKHCRSRNVDGVVVFGEGRDNASIQELVDAEIPTMFIDTDLLGKRAGYITTDNANGISMSVKHLYELGHRKIAYISGTLGPAVANLRLEGYREGLRECGIPYSTIYLEVCDYSFDGGSKAARRLLALQDQPTGIVCASDMSAFGAIHEIEKHGLSVPEDISVVGFDNTYYAEVFKPGLTTVNQNIYSIGIKSIEYLIAMIENPSYSPPVVTEPSNLVIRQTTAPLKV